The nucleotide window CATTGTAAGGGATAGTATTGTGAAAATCTATTACTCACTTTGTATAAACCTTATGCATAAAATACTATTACTCCCTGATTGTTGACACAACTGCTCACAATAGAGTAGTTTTATTCTATCTCTTAAGACCTTGTTTCAGGTAATATCGGTCATAACAAGCCATTAGATATATAGGAAATTACCACAAGGAGCAGGTCTATCTGCAGAATGATCAAAAAAGGATTAAAGTAAGTGGTAACAGAAAAAATCTATTCATATCCAAACGTCTTTCTGTGGGTCTATTCATCAGAAGATTTCTTCACTAATAAAGCATACTCATTCCTGGAAATCGTACTGAGTCTGCTTTATGATACCTGATCTACTTATTAAAGTATGTATCAATAGCTATATCTGAAGGATAGCAAGAATAAGACAGGTATTTCTAATTCGTAAATACATTGATACACAAATATATAATAAATAAAACAAAGTAGTTACCTGATAGTAAGATGATATTAATCATCTTGTTGTGTTATTGACTAAATAGTAACATGAATATGTATCATATAGGAAAGGGAGCAATGATTAGGCTGAAAATTGGCAGATTTTTACACCAATCACCCGACAGTTATTTACGACCTTTACAAAATGATTGATCTGAAATTATGAATGATATACAATTATTACCACTCACATTACAAATGGCTCCGACACTGGCTGCTATTGCAAATGATAAAGATATCTGGCTTCAGGTGCGTGACCGACTCCCACATCCGTATCATTTACAGGATGCAGAAAGCTTCATCTCTATGGTCATCCGTCAGGAACAACCACTGATACGAGGGATCTTTTCTGAACAGGAATTATGTGGAATAATTAGTATTACACCACTGCATGATATTCACAGAGTTTCTGCAGAAATCGGGTATTTCTTAGGTAAATCATGGTGGGGGAAAGGAATTGCAACAACTGCTGTCAGCCAGATTACACAAATGGCATTTGCTACGTTTCCCATTGAACGCATCTTTGCAGGAGTTTTCTCCCGAAATAGATCTTCTATGCGTGTGTTGGAGAAAAATGGTTTTATTCAGGAAGGCATAGCCTGCCGTTCTGTAATCAAAGAAAACATACTGCTTGACGAACATATTTATGCTCTCTATAGACAAATCTAATTAGTGAAATATGAGCCAATCCCAGAAAGAACCTACTCAGCCAGATGCTGTTGCCTTACAAAAGATACTTCATAAACTGGGCTATCCGGATTTATTGGAAAAATTAGGTGAGAATATCTCAGGATCAGAGCTAAATACATTGTTGCTAACCCTTATGGCTCAACGTGCAGCTCAATCATCACC belongs to Xanthocytophaga agilis and includes:
- a CDS encoding GNAT family protein, giving the protein MNDIQLLPLTLQMAPTLAAIANDKDIWLQVRDRLPHPYHLQDAESFISMVIRQEQPLIRGIFSEQELCGIISITPLHDIHRVSAEIGYFLGKSWWGKGIATTAVSQITQMAFATFPIERIFAGVFSRNRSSMRVLEKNGFIQEGIACRSVIKENILLDEHIYALYRQI